One part of the Candidatus Methylomirabilis tolerans genome encodes these proteins:
- a CDS encoding DUF3800 domain-containing protein, whose protein sequence is MQILFVDESGSPPPPQKQEETAYFVLGGLVVPEDFWSKLAADLRRLKSHFSISGEIKWRYFAPPKPGAKRNSLSHLSPEQKETLRSKLYEAIRSYKSLRLICVVTNVTAAYELPYIRNADELYWYSYKQLTERFQYYLQDLERTVGERVHGIVVCDHRAPKDDERLRELHHQLLVGAKTTASHYENLIEGLFIAPSHLSVGVQFADMVAGAVFRRFKNGDNRFFSQIESSFRHSSSGKLEGYGLVKFPKTGW, encoded by the coding sequence ATGCAAATTCTGTTCGTTGACGAATCGGGTTCGCCGCCACCGCCGCAAAAGCAGGAGGAAACGGCTTACTTTGTTTTGGGAGGACTGGTTGTACCCGAGGATTTCTGGAGTAAACTCGCGGCGGACCTGCGCCGATTGAAGTCTCATTTTAGCATCTCCGGAGAAATCAAGTGGCGCTACTTCGCGCCGCCAAAGCCAGGGGCGAAGCGGAACAGCCTGAGCCACCTTTCACCTGAACAAAAGGAAACGCTGCGATCGAAACTATACGAGGCGATTCGAAGCTATAAATCGCTACGGCTCATTTGTGTGGTAACCAACGTAACCGCAGCCTACGAACTCCCATACATCCGGAATGCGGACGAGTTGTACTGGTACAGTTACAAGCAATTGACCGAGCGATTCCAGTACTATCTTCAAGACCTGGAGCGTACGGTTGGAGAACGAGTGCATGGCATCGTCGTGTGCGATCATCGCGCGCCTAAAGACGATGAGAGGCTGCGAGAGCTGCATCACCAGCTATTGGTGGGCGCCAAGACCACGGCCTCTCACTACGAAAATCTGATTGAGGGTTTGTTCATCGCGCCCTCACACTTGAGCGTCGGTGTGCAGTTCGCGGATATGGTGGCTGGCGCGGTTTTTCGGCGGTTCAAGAATGGCGATAATCGCTTCTTCAGCCAGATCGAATCCTCGTTTCGTCACTCGTCAAGTGGTAAGTTGGAAGGTTACGGTCTGGTGAAGTTTCCGAAAACGGGCTGGTAA
- a CDS encoding ATP-binding protein translates to MTHAQKNADSFGSLFEEDYLLRTLGRIAHDSDVALTELVANAWDAGASSVDITIPPEKQNALVVADDGHGMSAEQFKNRWMMLAYDRARHQGQSVEFPSERKDWKRRAYGRNGVGRHGMLCFADRYEVETWREGKGAQFGVSTHSQHTPFKIESESAFERSGHGTRLSVVVERHIPDADRIREIISARFLHDPQFVVRVNGQSISLPEHSGLIERTVLQVTETLGVEAFVVDSTKTARSTLYQGIAFWVNNRLVGTPGWIVGNTAVLDGRARFAKRYAIVVRAGAEWIPEVEDDWARFKPSDAVKALNEAVCRYALGMFEKLSANFVEESSEDALVRNREQYKELSTLGRIEVASFTRDLVKQHPTINPETLAVAVQTVINLEKSRSGAALLEKLTQLDESDLDGLDRLLSQWTVRDALSVLDEIDHRLAVIVAIEKLCEDPNTDELHTLHPLVTQARWLFGPEFDSHEYASNVTLRTAAEKVFGQKPGASAFNNARQRPDLVVMADVTYSVVGTEVFDSYDQNLTKIQDVLIIELKKGKSAIGRDEMNQANGYVQDFLGSGVMDGTPIFRAYVVGYEIQPKTSKENEIKEDGVLRGRVVATTYGQLTRSAHQRLFKLKEKIPTRYDDISGVDLMTKVMQTPTQAPLIL, encoded by the coding sequence ATGACGCACGCACAGAAAAATGCAGACAGCTTCGGCTCTCTTTTTGAGGAGGATTATCTGCTGAGAACGCTTGGGCGTATCGCCCACGATTCCGATGTGGCACTGACGGAACTGGTGGCAAACGCTTGGGATGCCGGGGCCTCTTCTGTTGACATCACGATTCCTCCTGAAAAGCAGAACGCGCTTGTCGTCGCTGATGATGGGCACGGGATGAGCGCAGAGCAATTCAAGAACCGCTGGATGATGCTGGCCTACGATCGAGCCAGGCATCAGGGCCAGAGTGTGGAGTTTCCATCGGAACGTAAGGATTGGAAGCGCCGAGCCTACGGCCGTAATGGAGTGGGACGTCATGGCATGCTTTGTTTTGCGGATCGCTATGAAGTAGAAACTTGGCGAGAAGGAAAGGGGGCGCAATTTGGCGTGAGCACCCATAGCCAGCACACACCTTTCAAGATCGAGAGCGAGAGCGCCTTCGAGCGAAGCGGCCATGGCACGCGGCTATCGGTAGTAGTGGAGCGACATATTCCGGACGCTGACCGCATACGCGAGATCATTTCTGCTCGGTTTCTTCACGATCCGCAGTTCGTGGTGCGTGTAAACGGACAATCAATATCCTTGCCTGAGCACTCCGGCCTGATTGAGCGGACCGTGTTGCAGGTCACAGAAACACTTGGGGTCGAAGCCTTTGTGGTGGACTCGACAAAGACGGCGAGATCGACGCTCTATCAGGGAATTGCGTTCTGGGTAAATAACCGCCTCGTCGGGACTCCTGGGTGGATTGTCGGTAACACAGCCGTCCTCGACGGGCGAGCCCGCTTTGCAAAGCGCTACGCCATCGTTGTCCGAGCGGGAGCAGAGTGGATTCCGGAAGTAGAGGACGACTGGGCACGATTCAAGCCCTCCGATGCCGTCAAGGCGCTCAACGAGGCCGTGTGCCGTTACGCACTTGGAATGTTTGAAAAACTTTCCGCCAACTTCGTTGAAGAAAGCTCGGAAGATGCGCTTGTCCGCAATCGCGAGCAGTACAAAGAGCTTTCCACGCTTGGTCGGATTGAGGTCGCCAGTTTCACGCGAGACTTGGTAAAGCAGCATCCGACCATCAATCCTGAGACATTGGCAGTAGCTGTTCAGACAGTCATTAACCTGGAGAAGTCCAGGAGCGGCGCCGCCTTACTGGAAAAACTCACGCAGCTTGATGAATCCGATCTTGATGGGTTGGATCGGTTACTTAGCCAGTGGACGGTGAGAGACGCGCTATCAGTGCTTGATGAAATCGACCACAGGCTAGCAGTCATCGTGGCAATCGAGAAACTCTGCGAAGATCCCAATACCGATGAGCTTCACACGCTGCACCCACTAGTTACCCAAGCCCGCTGGCTGTTTGGTCCAGAGTTTGACAGTCATGAATACGCTTCGAATGTCACTCTGCGAACTGCCGCGGAAAAAGTTTTTGGCCAAAAGCCAGGAGCATCCGCATTCAACAACGCACGCCAGCGCCCCGACTTGGTGGTCATGGCTGATGTCACCTATTCGGTGGTCGGCACAGAGGTCTTCGACAGCTACGATCAGAACCTTACGAAGATTCAGGATGTGCTCATCATCGAGCTGAAGAAGGGAAAGTCAGCGATCGGGCGCGACGAAATGAACCAAGCCAACGGTTACGTTCAGGATTTCTTGGGTAGTGGCGTCATGGACGGAACCCCGATATTTCGTGCATATGTCGTCGGTTACGAGATTCAGCCCAAAACAAGCAAGGAAAACGAGATTAAGGAAGACGGTGTTCTTCGCGGACGTGTTGTTGCAACCACCTATGGGCAGCTTACCCGCTCAGCACACCAGCGCTTGTTCAAGCTCAAGGAGAAGATCCCGACGCGATACGACGATATTTCAGGCGTCGATCTAATGACCAAAGTAATGCAAACGCCAACCCAAGCTCCGCTTATCCTATGA
- a CDS encoding DUF87 domain-containing protein: protein MATDSEIGRVVAVDTAQVSIELNRDLKGMSRSTYEGPQEVGRINSYVIIPVGARRLVAMVTRVVLVEEAEMKADRTMVALPSARRLMKATLIGTIDGVSFRQGVSLFPVLDNPVHLAGRADLDAIFGPIEQGPGAVPKPEEPGYCIPIGESAVVQGRPIRIDPNAFFGKHAAVLGSTGSGKSCTIASLLQSIREQPSVKRTTCVILDTNGEYRTAFQKQKKDGSWEDAGPGKTLYIPSDPRKAAERLVIPYWFMNAEDFVRLFRAREGLQAPVLLRALRLARTGTAASGTPASALDVLRTACRQILALIENDAPNQQWAIPGNIQQRCGDGLRYRQMFPEHVQTLDTAFGQDVLQGWENALMEIQGIAQQASQQGNQGGLGGTRLQQIRDALDPVIERLNHIAADRPLGAADVSADQPRHFERSQFLESALETAMREQVESGNPGRVRDACGPMFLRIRRYFEDPRFRFMFDTYPKAPHVLSAFLRDALGLGASNGKMLATDADVPRLRMPFYDRQRDKESAVDVVILDLSLLAAEVLENVTALIGRLIIEFLQRLGEHGGEGARGSLPVVLVLEEAQNYIQQPRFAEEESIARVVFERIAREGRKYGLSLVVASQRPSELSKTVLSQCSSFIVHRLQNPEDLRYFKEIVPGIYGPMLEQIPALAPQTALVLGECVPAPALVKVREARPVPRSRDPQFYRYWVQNSAPAVDVEGICAKWEGGSDGGAEATPEGLNADGGPQ, encoded by the coding sequence ATGGCGACTGACTCCGAGATCGGGCGCGTCGTCGCCGTCGACACGGCGCAGGTCAGCATCGAGCTGAACCGCGACCTCAAGGGGATGAGCCGGAGTACCTACGAAGGCCCTCAGGAAGTTGGGCGCATCAACTCCTACGTGATCATCCCCGTGGGCGCACGACGGCTAGTCGCAATGGTGACTCGCGTGGTGTTGGTCGAGGAGGCGGAGATGAAGGCCGACCGGACAATGGTCGCCCTTCCCTCCGCTCGGCGCCTGATGAAGGCGACGCTCATCGGCACGATCGATGGTGTGTCGTTCCGGCAGGGTGTCTCACTCTTTCCGGTACTCGACAACCCGGTCCACCTCGCTGGTCGGGCCGATCTGGACGCGATCTTCGGCCCGATCGAGCAGGGTCCGGGTGCGGTGCCCAAGCCGGAAGAGCCGGGATACTGCATCCCGATTGGGGAATCGGCCGTCGTGCAGGGGCGGCCAATCCGGATCGACCCCAACGCCTTCTTTGGCAAGCACGCCGCCGTCCTCGGCAGCACCGGTTCCGGCAAGTCCTGCACCATCGCGAGCCTGCTGCAGTCGATTCGCGAACAGCCGAGCGTCAAGCGAACGACGTGCGTGATTCTGGATACCAACGGCGAGTACCGTACGGCGTTCCAGAAGCAGAAGAAGGACGGGAGTTGGGAGGACGCCGGACCGGGGAAGACCCTCTACATCCCGTCCGACCCTAGGAAGGCAGCCGAGCGTCTCGTGATCCCGTACTGGTTCATGAACGCCGAAGACTTCGTACGGCTGTTTCGCGCGCGCGAGGGATTGCAGGCGCCCGTACTTCTTCGTGCACTTCGGCTGGCACGCACAGGGACGGCGGCATCCGGTACACCCGCTTCAGCGCTTGATGTATTGAGAACTGCATGTCGGCAGATCCTCGCACTGATCGAGAACGACGCGCCGAATCAGCAGTGGGCCATTCCCGGCAATATTCAACAGCGTTGCGGTGACGGCCTGCGATATCGACAGATGTTTCCCGAACACGTCCAGACGCTGGATACAGCCTTCGGGCAGGATGTCCTTCAGGGCTGGGAGAACGCACTTATGGAGATTCAGGGTATCGCGCAACAGGCCAGTCAACAGGGAAATCAAGGCGGGCTGGGCGGGACACGACTCCAGCAGATTCGAGACGCACTTGACCCGGTCATAGAGCGCCTGAACCACATTGCTGCCGACCGGCCGCTGGGGGCCGCCGACGTCAGCGCGGATCAGCCCCGCCATTTTGAGCGCAGTCAGTTCCTGGAAAGTGCCCTTGAGACCGCCATGCGTGAACAGGTGGAATCGGGCAACCCCGGGCGAGTGCGAGATGCCTGTGGACCGATGTTCCTACGAATCCGAAGGTACTTCGAGGACCCGAGGTTTCGGTTCATGTTCGATACCTATCCAAAGGCGCCGCATGTCCTCTCGGCATTCCTACGCGATGCGCTGGGCCTCGGCGCGTCGAACGGTAAGATGTTGGCGACCGACGCCGACGTTCCGAGGTTGCGCATGCCCTTCTACGACCGCCAGCGCGACAAGGAGAGCGCCGTCGATGTCGTCATCCTCGATCTGAGCCTCCTCGCAGCCGAAGTGCTGGAGAATGTAACCGCGCTGATCGGACGGCTGATCATCGAGTTCCTTCAGCGCCTCGGTGAGCACGGCGGCGAAGGGGCGCGCGGCTCGCTGCCGGTCGTGCTCGTGCTGGAGGAGGCCCAGAACTACATCCAGCAGCCACGCTTCGCCGAGGAGGAGTCGATCGCGCGTGTCGTGTTCGAGCGGATCGCGCGCGAGGGGCGGAAATACGGCCTGAGCCTGGTGGTTGCCTCCCAGCGGCCGAGCGAGCTTTCGAAGACGGTGCTGTCGCAATGCAGTAGCTTCATCGTGCACCGGCTGCAGAATCCTGAGGATCTGCGCTACTTCAAGGAGATCGTGCCCGGCATCTACGGGCCGATGCTGGAGCAGATCCCAGCCCTCGCTCCCCAGACGGCCCTCGTTCTTGGCGAGTGCGTCCCGGCACCGGCGCTCGTGAAGGTTCGCGAAGCGCGGCCAGTGCCCAGGAGCCGTGACCCCCAGTTCTATCGGTACTGGGTGCAGAATTCCGCGCCGGCCGTAGACGTCGAAGGCATCTGCGCGAAGTGGGAAGGGGGGAGCGATGGTGGTGCTGAAGCGACACCAGAGGGATTGAATGCGGACGGTGGACCCCAATGA
- a CDS encoding SIR2 family protein: MNDANFTPEDHFAIGGEELLSPIETESVAAGSDTQESAAGRRQREALNDIRVRVGTLLKTETVSFLLGAGASVDCGGQLIGSVPLVVERDLHNEGITGTTRLRIRRWLSVFYLALRYSGGGDRIPVTHEAILARREALNGEGVEPIRANFERVLATLQRWRSALPETGGRLRMDGSPLLDAKADDLDAALKHATRALARACDLPTDDRRAGLATYKTIVRKLLTRPLNLKRVNVFTLNYDTLVEQASDAEGVVLLEGFIGTQRRVFRPESYEQDLYFPAETTEGRVHRFDRVLHLYKLHGSITWTANEPTIDDPYGVQSAAFDPAGTQPLLIYPTPAKYGETLGMPYSELFRRFAGALSRPQSVLFVVGYGFGDEHVNAIIQQALAVPSFTLVIVDPAPMSEFVAKLREQRDRRVWIAEGPTLGTLAGFVDQALPDLRDEEIRKKVLATHRALAKTSPTEGDEADGD; this comes from the coding sequence ATGAATGACGCGAACTTCACCCCAGAGGATCACTTCGCTATCGGAGGTGAGGAGCTTCTGTCGCCGATTGAGACCGAGTCGGTCGCGGCTGGTTCTGACACGCAAGAATCAGCGGCCGGGCGCCGGCAACGTGAGGCGCTCAACGACATCCGTGTTCGCGTCGGGACTCTGCTCAAGACGGAGACGGTGTCCTTCCTCCTCGGCGCAGGCGCCTCGGTCGATTGCGGCGGACAACTGATCGGTTCCGTTCCTCTGGTGGTCGAGCGGGACTTGCACAACGAAGGCATCACGGGAACAACACGACTGCGGATTCGGCGGTGGCTGTCGGTCTTTTATCTGGCTCTGCGGTACTCGGGCGGCGGCGACAGGATCCCCGTGACTCACGAAGCGATCCTCGCTCGTCGGGAGGCGCTTAACGGCGAGGGGGTCGAACCGATCCGGGCCAACTTTGAGCGAGTGCTGGCGACACTGCAGCGTTGGCGCTCGGCCTTGCCTGAAACGGGCGGCCGGCTGCGCATGGACGGCTCTCCACTCCTGGACGCCAAGGCAGATGACCTCGATGCTGCTCTCAAGCATGCGACGCGCGCCTTGGCGCGCGCTTGCGACCTTCCGACGGATGACAGGCGAGCCGGCCTCGCAACCTACAAGACCATCGTCCGCAAGCTCCTGACGCGCCCGCTCAATCTCAAGCGGGTGAACGTCTTCACGCTCAATTACGACACGCTTGTCGAGCAGGCGTCGGACGCCGAGGGCGTCGTTCTGTTAGAAGGCTTCATCGGCACCCAACGCCGCGTCTTCCGGCCCGAGAGCTACGAGCAGGATCTCTACTTCCCGGCGGAAACAACCGAGGGCCGCGTCCACCGGTTCGACCGGGTCCTGCACCTCTACAAGCTGCATGGATCCATCACGTGGACGGCGAACGAGCCGACGATCGACGATCCCTACGGCGTGCAGTCGGCGGCTTTCGATCCGGCTGGGACGCAGCCGCTCCTGATTTACCCGACTCCGGCGAAGTATGGTGAGACGTTGGGTATGCCGTACTCCGAGTTGTTCCGCAGATTTGCGGGTGCCCTCTCTCGACCCCAGTCGGTGCTGTTCGTGGTCGGTTACGGCTTCGGTGACGAGCATGTGAACGCGATCATCCAGCAGGCTCTCGCCGTTCCGAGCTTCACCCTCGTCATCGTGGATCCGGCGCCGATGAGCGAGTTCGTTGCCAAGCTGCGCGAGCAGCGGGACCGGCGTGTCTGGATCGCCGAGGGGCCGACGCTCGGAACGCTCGCCGGGTTCGTGGATCAGGCCCTTCCAGATCTCCGAGACGAAGAGATCCGCAAGAAGGTCCTGGCCACGCACCGCGCGCTCGCGAAAACCAGCCCGACCGAAGGAGATGAGGCCGATGGCGACTGA
- a CDS encoding restriction endonuclease subunit S has protein sequence MTVLRFWNNEVLNETEAVLEQIYRTVTERVSPSPQTPLPAGEGLCGLPKEIVDLFPDSFEESELGEIPKGWEVRGLDEIARFLNGLALQKCPPTGNRSLPVIKIAQLRAGNVHGADRASADLNPEYVVDDGDVLFSWSGSLECVMWAGGKGALNQHLFKVTSTEFPKWFYYLWIHEHLPAFQHIAAGKATTMGHIQRHHLSDAKVVVPPHRVLDASNKALAPIVAQMSRRCVESRILAALRDALLPKLISGELRVRDAKHFATSALGEASGVQA, from the coding sequence ATCACTGTCCTGCGGTTCTGGAACAACGAGGTATTGAATGAAACGGAAGCTGTGCTGGAGCAGATTTATCGGACGGTAACGGAGCGCGTGTCGCCCTCACCCCAAACTCCTCTCCCAGCGGGCGAGGGGTTGTGCGGCCTGCCGAAGGAGATCGTCGACCTCTTCCCGGATTCGTTTGAGGAGTCGGAGTTGGGGGAGATTCCAAAGGGGTGGGAGGTGCGAGGGCTCGACGAGATTGCCCGCTTTCTGAACGGCTTGGCCTTGCAGAAGTGCCCGCCAACAGGGAACCGGTCGCTGCCGGTCATCAAGATCGCTCAACTGCGCGCAGGGAATGTCCATGGTGCTGACCGCGCAAGCGCCGACCTCAATCCAGAATACGTCGTGGACGACGGCGACGTTCTCTTCTCGTGGTCTGGCTCGCTTGAGTGCGTAATGTGGGCTGGGGGCAAGGGGGCACTGAACCAGCACCTATTCAAGGTGACATCGACCGAGTTCCCGAAGTGGTTCTATTACCTTTGGATCCACGAGCACTTGCCGGCCTTCCAGCATATTGCCGCCGGAAAGGCGACGACGATGGGGCATATCCAGCGCCATCACCTCTCGGATGCGAAGGTTGTCGTTCCTCCTCACAGGGTCCTTGACGCATCGAATAAGGCGTTAGCTCCGATCGTCGCGCAGATGAGTCGGCGCTGCGTCGAATCCCGCATCCTCGCCGCTCTGCGCGACGCGCTCCTGCCCAAGCTCATCTCCGGCGAACTGCGGGTGCGGGATGCGAAACACTTTGCGACGAGCGCCTTGGGCGAAGCAAGCGGGGTGCAGGCATGA
- a CDS encoding DUF86 domain-containing protein, with product MRLESRKLLEDVRQAIGLILQFAAGQTIRDYSENALLRSGIERQLEIVGEAIDRLTKLDAATASQISRRRRIVDFRNILIHGYDLVDTNVTWDVIQNDLPTLLREVEALLGQRGDRVD from the coding sequence ATGCGGCTTGAGTCCAGGAAGCTTCTGGAAGACGTCAGGCAGGCCATCGGGTTGATCCTTCAGTTCGCCGCAGGCCAAACCATTCGTGATTATTCAGAGAACGCTCTTCTACGTTCGGGGATCGAGCGTCAGCTTGAGATTGTCGGTGAGGCGATCGATCGACTGACCAAACTCGATGCGGCGACCGCATCGCAGATCAGCCGACGTCGGCGGATCGTCGACTTCCGCAATATCCTGATTCATGGTTACGACCTGGTCGATACCAATGTCACATGGGATGTGATCCAGAACGACCTGCCGACGCTTCTGCGAGAGGTCGAGGCTCTGCTCGGCCAACGCGGGGATAGAGTCGATTAG
- a CDS encoding nucleotidyltransferase domain-containing protein — translation MEEHRDDLIRLCAKYRVRRLEIIGSALTNRFDPRTSDLDFLVEFLPLRSGEYADAYFGLLEALRELFERDVDLIMTGAIRNRYFLESVNRNRTVLYAA, via the coding sequence ATCGAAGAACACCGCGATGACCTGATCCGCCTGTGCGCCAAGTACCGTGTTCGGCGGCTTGAGATCATCGGGTCCGCGCTCACGAACCGTTTCGATCCCCGTACCAGCGATCTGGACTTCCTCGTCGAATTTCTCCCGCTCCGGTCCGGTGAGTACGCCGATGCGTACTTCGGCCTGCTGGAGGCATTGCGGGAGCTGTTTGAGCGCGACGTTGACCTGATCATGACCGGTGCCATTAGGAATCGCTATTTCCTCGAATCGGTCAACCGCAACCGGACGGTGCTCTATGCGGCTTGA
- a CDS encoding type I restriction-modification system subunit M codes for MPVRGRTQIGANIGYEAELWRMADALRGSMDAAEYKHVVLGLIFLKYISDAFEEQHAKLVVEKASGADPEDPDEYRALSIFWVPPEARWAHLKAQAKQPTIGQLVDDAMTGIERDNPALKGVLPKDYARPALDKTRLGQLIDLVSNIDFRQPSPPTPLPVGEGGRRPGEGAFPPSPSGRGDGGEGRAGGEGRHAHDLLGRVYEYFLSQFASAEGKKGGEFYTPRCVVKLLVEMLEPYRGRVYDPCCGSSGMFVQSVEFIRAHAKGNGNGGKAKADISIYGQESNYTTWRLAEMNLAIRGIDGQIGHGDTFHNDRHPDLKADFILANPPFNVSDWGGDRLREDKRWKYGMPPPGNANFAWVQHIVHHLAPMGVAGFVLANGSMSSNQSGEGEIRKNLIEADLVDCMVALPGQLFYSTQIPACLWFLARDRKNGKFRDRRGHVLFIDARKLGRMVDRTHRELTDDDIARIANTYHAWRSMPPRPPGEGWGEGRAGGEGYEDIPGFCKSATLEEIRKHGHVLTPGRYVGAEAQEDDGEPFDEKMQRFTKKLEEQFTESARLDQAICESLAILGYHLKRESKR; via the coding sequence CTGCCTGTGCGTGGCCGCACGCAGATAGGCGCAAATATCGGCTACGAAGCCGAGCTGTGGCGGATGGCGGATGCCCTGCGTGGCAGCATGGACGCTGCCGAGTACAAACACGTCGTTCTCGGCCTGATCTTCCTCAAGTACATCTCCGACGCCTTCGAGGAACAACACGCGAAACTCGTGGTCGAGAAGGCGAGCGGCGCCGATCCCGAAGACCCCGACGAATACCGCGCCCTGAGCATCTTCTGGGTCCCGCCCGAGGCGCGCTGGGCGCATCTAAAGGCGCAGGCGAAGCAGCCCACCATCGGCCAGCTCGTGGATGACGCCATGACCGGTATCGAGCGCGACAACCCGGCGCTCAAGGGTGTGCTACCGAAGGACTACGCCCGCCCAGCGCTCGACAAAACGCGCCTCGGCCAGCTCATCGACCTCGTCAGCAACATCGACTTCCGTCAGCCCTCACCCCCAACCCCTCTCCCAGTGGGAGAGGGTGGCCGAAGGCCGGGTGAGGGCGCGTTTCCCCCCTCGCCATCCGGGAGAGGGGACGGGGGTGAGGGCAGGGCTGGGGGTGAGGGTAGACACGCCCATGATCTCCTTGGGCGCGTCTATGAGTACTTCCTCTCACAGTTTGCAAGCGCCGAGGGCAAGAAGGGCGGCGAGTTCTATACGCCGCGCTGTGTAGTCAAGCTCCTGGTCGAAATGCTCGAGCCCTACCGCGGGCGAGTGTACGACCCTTGCTGCGGCTCCTCTGGCATGTTCGTGCAGTCGGTAGAGTTCATCCGCGCGCACGCCAAGGGAAACGGCAATGGGGGTAAGGCGAAGGCGGATATCTCTATCTATGGCCAGGAGTCCAACTATACTACTTGGCGCCTTGCGGAGATGAACCTTGCCATCCGTGGCATCGATGGCCAGATCGGTCACGGCGACACCTTCCACAACGACCGCCACCCCGACCTCAAGGCCGACTTTATCCTCGCCAATCCGCCGTTTAACGTCTCCGACTGGGGCGGCGATCGATTGCGTGAGGATAAACGTTGGAAGTACGGCATGCCACCTCCGGGCAACGCTAACTTCGCCTGGGTGCAGCATATCGTCCACCACCTGGCGCCGATGGGCGTGGCCGGCTTCGTGCTCGCCAACGGCTCGATGTCGTCCAACCAGTCCGGCGAGGGTGAGATCCGTAAGAACCTCATTGAAGCGGACCTCGTGGACTGCATGGTCGCGCTGCCGGGCCAACTCTTCTACTCGACCCAGATCCCCGCGTGCCTCTGGTTCCTCGCGCGCGACCGCAAGAACGGCAAGTTCCGCGACCGTCGCGGCCACGTCCTCTTCATCGACGCCCGCAAGCTGGGCCGCATGGTGGATCGTACCCATCGCGAGCTGACCGACGACGACATCGCGCGCATCGCCAATACCTACCACGCCTGGCGCTCCATGCCCCCTCGCCCTCCGGGAGAGGGTTGGGGTGAGGGCCGGGCTGGGGGTGAGGGGTACGAAGACATCCCCGGCTTCTGCAAGAGCGCCACGCTCGAAGAGATCCGCAAGCACGGCCATGTGCTCACGCCCGGCCGCTATGTCGGCGCCGAGGCGCAGGAGGATGACGGCGAGCCGTTCGACGAGAAGATGCAGCGGTTTACGAAGAAGCTTGAGGAACAGTTTACGGAGTCAGCACGGCTGGACCAGGCTATCTGTGAGAGCTTGGCTATACTGGGATACCATCTCAAAAGAGAATCGAAAAGATGA